The genomic stretch ATCAATTCCGTTCCGTCGGCGGCAGGAGATGGGGATAAAAAGGAGCTGCTCACTGCGGAGGATATCCTTACTTTTGCTGATACTGTAAGAATTGAGGATGTAAAAGAGCTGATAGAAAGGCAGATTGCATATAATATGGCAATTGCCGAGGAAGGCTTGCGGGGAAATTACGGTGCAAATATTGGTTCCGTACTTATGCGGACCGGCAGAGAAGATATACGCAACAAAGCCAAGGCTATGGCGGCAGCCGGTTCCGATGCCAGAATGAGCGGCTGTGGAATGCCGGTGGTTATTCTTTCCGGCAGTGGCAATCAGGGGATTACAGCTTCGGTACCCGTGGTGGTATATGGCAGAGAAATAAAAGCATCAGAAGAGAAAATCCTCCGTGCAGTGGTATTGTCGGATTTAATGACAATGTATCAGAAGAGTAAGATCGGAAGACTGTCTGCCTATTGCGGCGTAATAAGCGCAGGCTGCGGAAGCGGTGCAGGAATAGCATATCTCCAGGGAGGCGGTTTTAAAGAGATAGCTCACGCGGTTGTTAACGGAGTTGCGATACTTTCCGGAACAATCTGTGATGGAGCCAAGTCCTCCTGTGCGGCAAAGATTGCGATGGCAGTGGAAGCCGGAATCCTGGGGTATGATATGTATGAAAACGGTCAGGAATTTTATGCCGGAGAAGGTATTGTTACAAAAGGAATAGAAAATAC from Anaerocolumna sp. AGMB13020 encodes the following:
- a CDS encoding L-cysteine desulfidase family protein, whose protein sequence is MGLDEVKYSAYLKILQEELVPAMGCTEPIAIAYAAAVAGNTLSGVPERIEVELSGNIIKNAKSVYVPNTGGLRGIKGAVAAGIIADCPHKKLEILEEITEKEQEKIARFLESCPIEVKEADTSRVFEILVSVYRGSDRVRVRITDYHTNLVLIEKNGEILLELSREAAINSVPSAAGDGDKKELLTAEDILTFADTVRIEDVKELIERQIAYNMAIAEEGLRGNYGANIGSVLMRTGREDIRNKAKAMAAAGSDARMSGCGMPVVILSGSGNQGITASVPVVVYGREIKASEEKILRAVVLSDLMTMYQKSKIGRLSAYCGVISAGCGSGAGIAYLQGGGFKEIAHAVVNGVAILSGTICDGAKSSCAAKIAMAVEAGILGYDMYENGQEFYAGEGIVTKGIENTLNNIGILATKGMKDTDSEIMKLMLACD